Proteins from a single region of Chryseobacterium scophthalmum:
- a CDS encoding Pvc16 family protein, translating into MKITEILSKIVTAVNTEITGVPIVELANIATLNDGDEFLSSKSSIILSIVNIEEDKILKNQTLYKNYIQTGDSIEKYKNSTQNIVLSLLFASYNIDQSKYTEGIDKLEVVIRYFQNKRVFYWQAPNLLEDLPESGSYDKLIFEMVSLKTDQLNQMWSYLGAKYMPSVLYQVQMISIQAEETSSDKIIKKAKIQLWENNPNDSTGHIESGTFTKNANNEIITTT; encoded by the coding sequence ATGAAAATTACAGAAATTCTTTCTAAAATTGTTACTGCTGTAAACACTGAAATAACAGGAGTGCCTATTGTTGAGCTGGCAAATATAGCAACTCTGAATGATGGAGATGAATTTCTGTCCTCCAAATCTTCCATTATTTTATCGATTGTAAATATAGAGGAAGATAAAATACTCAAAAACCAAACCTTATATAAAAATTATATTCAGACAGGTGATAGTATCGAAAAATATAAAAACTCTACGCAGAATATAGTTTTATCACTCTTATTTGCCTCTTACAATATAGACCAATCAAAATACACTGAAGGAATAGATAAACTGGAAGTAGTCATTCGATATTTTCAAAACAAGCGTGTTTTTTATTGGCAGGCACCGAATTTATTAGAAGACTTACCGGAAAGCGGTTCTTACGACAAACTTATATTTGAAATGGTAAGTCTGAAAACAGATCAGCTCAATCAGATGTGGTCCTACCTCGGAGCAAAATATATGCCTTCGGTATTGTATCAGGTACAGATGATTTCTATTCAGGCAGAAGAAACTTCGTCAGACAAAATTATTAAAAAAGCTAAAATCCAGCTTTGGGAAAACAATCCTAATGATTCTACCGGACATATTGAGTCGGGTACTTTCACCAAAAATGCCAATAACGAAATTATAACAACTACTTAA
- a CDS encoding phage tail sheath C-terminal domain-containing protein, producing MNISAIKTPGVYINEIDAFPPSIAQVATAIPAFVGYTQKATSLNVPTRISSLMEYEQFFGGAPSPSSISVDLDSNLVPLDTSSVTESQFKLYNSMRLFYANGGGECYIVSIGLYTSNPAFDSGTRDEFTKGIDKLEKYDEPTLILFPDAVNLSAANLGAVQVHSLMQCQKLMDRFTIMDVKQAENLIDDSENFRDEIGNQNLKYGAAYYPYLQANFPYRFRFNDINGIGSGKVDFAAIYTTDLKIKPLLDNFDITYKKVYQNTAPKGFSTEWNSLDKSKNSINTLADTQDYVDKLWSYLKVLGQTTTLANPFKTYVQSLIPVSLKQYAQKLVDFKDIYDDLQIAGADPEVDPPVNLADLDSNPDADFDDTIWRNGAFTTSGTNPYDGALITGGLADTAKIQAALDKLNSQIISAISSAMSALENYVMEEENNLISNIPLFSIIVSKLSQSMNTVPPSGAIAGIYAQTDATRGVWKAPANVSVNSIIGLTDDINDNDQENMNIHETGKSINAIRKFTGRGNLVWGARTLAGNSNDWRYVNVRRLANMIEESVKKACMQFVFEPNVAQTWVNVKGMIENYLTTLWNDGALAGAKPEHAFFVAVGLNQTMSAQDILEGRMIVKIGYAPSRPAEFIILEFKQMQQKS from the coding sequence ATGAATATTAGTGCTATTAAAACTCCCGGAGTATATATCAATGAAATTGATGCATTTCCTCCATCTATTGCTCAAGTTGCTACTGCCATTCCTGCATTTGTAGGATACACCCAAAAAGCAACTTCTTTGAATGTTCCTACTCGAATTTCTTCTTTAATGGAATACGAGCAGTTTTTTGGCGGAGCTCCTTCTCCTTCAAGTATTTCGGTAGATTTAGATAGTAATCTTGTTCCTTTGGATACTTCTTCTGTTACAGAAAGCCAATTCAAACTTTACAACAGTATGCGTTTGTTTTATGCCAACGGAGGTGGTGAATGCTATATTGTTTCTATCGGGCTTTACACAAGTAATCCTGCTTTTGATTCCGGAACGAGAGATGAATTTACTAAAGGAATTGATAAACTGGAAAAATATGATGAACCAACATTAATATTATTTCCAGATGCGGTTAATCTATCAGCAGCTAATTTAGGAGCAGTACAGGTACATTCGTTAATGCAGTGTCAGAAACTGATGGACAGATTCACCATTATGGACGTAAAACAAGCGGAGAACTTAATTGATGACAGTGAAAATTTCAGAGACGAAATAGGAAATCAGAACCTGAAATACGGTGCAGCTTATTACCCTTATTTACAGGCTAATTTTCCTTATCGGTTTAGGTTTAATGATATAAACGGAATAGGTTCGGGAAAAGTAGATTTTGCTGCGATATATACAACAGATTTAAAAATAAAACCTTTGTTGGATAATTTTGATATTACCTATAAAAAAGTATATCAAAATACGGCTCCGAAAGGATTTTCTACAGAATGGAATAGCCTGGATAAAAGCAAAAATTCTATTAATACTCTTGCCGATACTCAAGATTATGTTGACAAATTGTGGAGCTATCTGAAAGTTCTTGGACAGACTACAACTTTAGCCAATCCGTTTAAAACGTATGTACAAAGTCTTATTCCGGTTTCTTTGAAACAATATGCTCAAAAACTGGTTGACTTTAAAGATATCTATGACGATTTGCAAATTGCAGGAGCTGATCCGGAAGTAGATCCACCTGTTAATTTAGCTGATTTAGATTCAAATCCTGATGCAGATTTTGATGATACAATCTGGAGAAACGGAGCTTTTACAACTTCAGGAACAAATCCTTATGACGGAGCATTAATTACTGGCGGTTTAGCCGATACAGCAAAAATTCAGGCGGCTTTAGATAAGTTAAATTCACAAATTATTTCTGCAATAAGTTCCGCAATGAGCGCATTGGAAAATTATGTAATGGAAGAAGAAAATAATTTGATTTCTAACATTCCGCTTTTCTCAATTATTGTTTCAAAACTTTCTCAATCAATGAATACGGTTCCGCCTTCAGGAGCTATTGCTGGAATTTATGCCCAGACTGATGCCACAAGAGGAGTTTGGAAAGCTCCGGCAAATGTAAGTGTAAACTCAATAATCGGATTAACGGATGATATCAATGATAATGATCAAGAGAATATGAATATCCACGAAACAGGAAAATCCATCAATGCAATCCGAAAATTTACGGGAAGAGGAAATCTTGTCTGGGGTGCGAGAACATTAGCAGGAAATAGCAATGACTGGCGATATGTCAACGTAAGAAGATTAGCCAATATGATCGAAGAATCTGTGAAAAAAGCTTGTATGCAGTTCGTATTTGAACCCAATGTTGCCCAAACATGGGTCAATGTAAAAGGAATGATAGAAAACTATTTAACAACCCTTTGGAATGACGGTGCTTTGGCAGGAGCAAAACCTGAACACGCATTTTTTGTAGCAGTCGGATTAAACCAAACTATGTCTGCACAGGATATTCTTGAAGGAAGAATGATTGTAAAAATAGGGTATGCTCCTTCAAGACCTGCAGAATTTATTATTTTGGAATTCAAACAAATGCAGCAAAAATCTTAA
- a CDS encoding phage tail protein: protein MPNTDFPLPKFHFSVEWGGSKIAFTEASGLNKEMDVIEHRVGSSPEFFKKKMPGMLKLSNITLKRGVFAGDNEFYDWYNTVALNTVERRNITISLLDENHEPKVVWKVKDCFIISLKCTDMKSDANEAAIDTVEIANHGFTMEHI, encoded by the coding sequence ATGCCAAATACAGATTTTCCGCTACCAAAGTTTCACTTCAGTGTAGAATGGGGCGGTAGCAAAATAGCTTTTACAGAAGCTTCCGGTTTAAACAAAGAAATGGATGTTATTGAACATCGGGTGGGTTCAAGCCCGGAGTTCTTTAAAAAGAAAATGCCCGGAATGCTGAAACTCAGCAATATTACCCTCAAAAGAGGAGTGTTTGCAGGAGATAATGAGTTTTATGACTGGTACAATACAGTGGCTTTAAATACCGTAGAACGCCGTAATATCACCATCTCTTTATTAGACGAAAACCACGAACCAAAAGTGGTTTGGAAAGTAAAAGACTGTTTTATAATTTCTTTAAAATGTACCGATATGAAATCTGATGCGAACGAAGCAGCCATAGATACGGTAGAAATAGCCAATCACGGATTTACGATGGAACACATATAA
- a CDS encoding phage tail protein, with translation MSDSNPIPSFYFSVIFELLPQFSVDTKFQSVNGLKVTMETESYTEGGQNKFKHNLPLRSGYQDLVLKRGLTSDVSGLSMWCNQALEDFVFYPANLIISLLNEKGNPLKVWYVSHAIPLSYEFSDFDAEQNKIVIETITLKYNFFKELPVSNF, from the coding sequence ATGTCTGACAGCAATCCCATACCCAGTTTTTACTTTTCCGTAATCTTTGAATTATTACCTCAATTTAGTGTTGATACAAAATTTCAAAGCGTTAACGGACTGAAAGTTACCATGGAAACCGAATCTTATACCGAAGGCGGACAAAATAAATTCAAGCATAATTTGCCGCTACGTTCCGGTTATCAGGATTTGGTTCTGAAAAGAGGGTTAACTTCAGATGTATCTGGTTTGTCAATGTGGTGCAATCAAGCATTAGAAGATTTTGTTTTTTATCCGGCTAATCTGATTATTTCTTTATTAAACGAAAAAGGAAACCCTTTAAAAGTCTGGTATGTATCACACGCCATTCCGTTGAGTTATGAATTTAGTGATTTTGATGCCGAACAGAATAAAATTGTCATCGAAACCATAACACTGAAATATAATTTTTTTAAAGAGCTTCCGGTTTCTAATTTTTAA
- a CDS encoding DUF5908 family protein, with protein MAIQIKELHIKVKIEEEPVNYSRSQQIDPLKIQELKSQLVKECTREVLEKLKERKER; from the coding sequence ATGGCTATTCAGATAAAAGAATTACACATCAAAGTAAAGATTGAAGAAGAGCCGGTAAATTATTCCCGCTCTCAGCAAATAGATCCTTTAAAAATACAGGAACTAAAATCGCAGCTCGTCAAAGAGTGTACGCGTGAAGTACTAGAAAAACTTAAAGAAAGAAAAGAAAGATGA
- a CDS encoding CIS tube protein, with translation MIQAALGIIDKMRIEVYESNDYKKTPKKTIFVQLNPEKYSLKHNVMFCEGQPMGASSNNLSFNRIEGEEVTFDFIFDSSGVVPPGKIKDGKGEMSLLDKAGDVLDALSPAIVNPFAEIKTVEKDVEEFKDLVMGYNGKTHQTSYLQILWGGYKLQCRLKSMDIEYTLFRKDGRPIRAKVKCIFKGTAAYEVMVAKQNKMSPDLTHLRTVNMNDKLVLMAENIYEKPSYYIDVAQTNQLLSFRKIETGQNISFPPIK, from the coding sequence ATGATACAGGCAGCATTAGGGATTATAGATAAAATGCGGATAGAAGTATATGAAAGCAATGACTATAAAAAGACCCCTAAAAAAACAATTTTTGTTCAGCTTAATCCCGAAAAATATAGTCTTAAACATAACGTCATGTTTTGTGAAGGGCAGCCGATGGGAGCTTCTTCTAATAATTTAAGTTTTAACAGAATAGAAGGGGAAGAAGTAACTTTTGATTTCATTTTTGACAGTTCAGGGGTTGTACCGCCTGGAAAAATAAAAGATGGAAAAGGAGAAATGTCTTTGCTGGATAAAGCCGGAGATGTTCTTGATGCTCTATCACCTGCAATTGTAAATCCTTTTGCAGAAATAAAAACGGTTGAAAAAGATGTAGAAGAATTTAAAGATCTTGTAATGGGCTATAACGGGAAAACCCATCAAACGTCTTATTTACAGATTCTTTGGGGAGGTTACAAGCTACAGTGCCGTTTAAAAAGTATGGACATAGAATATACGCTTTTCAGGAAAGACGGAAGACCAATCAGAGCAAAAGTAAAATGTATTTTCAAAGGAACCGCAGCATATGAAGTAATGGTTGCCAAACAAAATAAAATGTCTCCAGATCTTACTCATCTCAGAACGGTTAATATGAATGATAAGTTGGTTTTAATGGCAGAAAACATCTATGAAAAGCCTTCATATTACATAGATGTAGCTCAAACCAATCAACTATTAAGTTTCAGAAAAATAGAAACCGGGCAAAACATTTCGTTCCCGCCCATTAAATAA
- a CDS encoding phage baseplate assembly protein V, translated as MPLQPYISTDDLLKLEFLTDGKDNGLDALLKEAQVTFELNKIPFSKFTFIASNPDIDTKADLPTDLLKKGQKIEVKVTINKKPQTLFKGFIKSIEKSITESCTTVRIECKDQIYQLTAPSKESDDSTETFKAKLDDFLTQANVTNKIESQGESWEDEYITRNLHTIPWDYLVGFLDSVGLMVNVRNGEFNTLNILEAVPEEKYAAENGINVFTFSGREDESKKLSKASIEYWDPSSQSMEKIEAEQEAEKNVKTLTLNESRFQTSTMTRMADTFLKRSNHAVIQGELSTFGNLEAKAGDFLSCNKVNKEIDKKKLLISKEYHTFENACWKTEYTLGVEAEQSFTETNSPSVPAQQAQTGQTNSVSGLQIGVVTQIEEDPDNQFRIKVRIPALSEKGEGVWARLSNIFSGNKMGSFFIPNVNDEVIVGCLGNNPDTPIILGSLYSAKNAMPFSIGKKNYTKAFVTKEGTKIQLDDEKKSIELSTKKGNKLLISDDEKGFVLEDENGNKIVMNADGITLDSSKDLILKAKMDFKMNSAKAALSASATMEVKGSIIKLN; from the coding sequence ATGCCTCTTCAACCTTATATATCGACGGATGACCTTTTAAAGCTGGAATTTTTAACAGATGGAAAAGATAATGGTCTTGATGCTTTACTTAAAGAGGCACAGGTTACTTTTGAACTGAATAAAATACCTTTTTCCAAGTTTACTTTTATCGCTTCAAATCCTGATATAGATACAAAAGCAGATTTGCCGACAGATTTACTTAAAAAAGGTCAGAAAATAGAAGTAAAAGTAACGATAAATAAAAAACCTCAGACTTTATTCAAAGGGTTTATAAAATCTATCGAAAAAAGCATCACTGAAAGCTGTACTACGGTAAGAATAGAATGTAAAGATCAGATATATCAATTGACGGCACCATCTAAAGAATCGGATGACAGTACCGAAACTTTCAAAGCAAAATTAGATGATTTTTTGACTCAGGCTAATGTTACCAATAAAATTGAATCGCAAGGAGAAAGCTGGGAAGATGAATACATTACACGCAATCTTCATACGATTCCCTGGGATTATTTGGTCGGATTTTTAGACTCAGTCGGATTGATGGTCAATGTAAGAAATGGTGAATTCAATACTTTAAACATTTTAGAAGCAGTTCCGGAAGAAAAGTATGCAGCAGAAAACGGAATTAATGTATTCACATTTTCAGGCAGAGAAGACGAATCAAAAAAATTAAGCAAAGCTTCAATAGAATATTGGGATCCGTCTTCTCAGTCAATGGAAAAAATAGAAGCAGAACAGGAAGCTGAAAAAAACGTAAAGACTTTGACGCTTAATGAAAGCCGTTTTCAAACTTCTACAATGACAAGAATGGCAGATACATTTCTTAAAAGAAGCAACCACGCTGTTATTCAGGGAGAACTTTCAACTTTTGGGAATCTGGAAGCCAAAGCAGGAGATTTTTTGAGTTGTAATAAAGTCAATAAAGAAATTGATAAAAAGAAATTATTAATCAGCAAAGAATACCACACTTTCGAAAATGCCTGTTGGAAAACCGAGTATACTTTGGGGGTAGAAGCAGAGCAGTCTTTTACTGAGACCAATTCGCCATCCGTTCCTGCTCAACAGGCGCAAACCGGACAAACCAATTCGGTAAGCGGATTACAGATCGGTGTAGTTACTCAGATCGAAGAAGATCCCGATAATCAATTCAGAATAAAAGTAAGAATACCTGCACTTTCTGAAAAAGGGGAAGGAGTTTGGGCAAGATTATCCAATATATTTTCGGGAAACAAAATGGGAAGTTTTTTTATTCCCAATGTGAATGATGAGGTAATTGTAGGATGTCTGGGAAATAATCCCGATACACCCATTATTTTGGGAAGTCTTTACAGTGCAAAAAATGCGATGCCGTTTTCTATTGGAAAAAAAAATTATACGAAAGCTTTTGTAACCAAGGAAGGTACAAAAATACAGTTAGACGACGAGAAAAAATCTATCGAGCTCAGTACAAAAAAAGGCAATAAACTTCTGATTAGTGATGATGAAAAAGGCTTTGTACTCGAAGACGAAAACGGAAATAAAATAGTGATGAATGCAGACGGAATCACATTAGACAGCAGCAAAGATCTTATTCTTAAAGCAAAAATGGATTTCAAAATGAATTCAGCAAAAGCGGCGCTTTCGGCGTCTGCAACAATGGAGGTAAAAGGATCAATCATAAAACTCAATTAA
- a CDS encoding PAAR domain-containing protein gives MPAAARTNDMHVCPMVTGTVPHVGGSILPGGNSTVLIGGMPASVVGDSCVCTGPPDTIVKGSATVLIGGVPAARMGDSTAHGGTIVLGCPTVIIGG, from the coding sequence ATGCCTGCAGCAGCAAGAACTAATGACATGCACGTTTGTCCGATGGTTACGGGAACTGTACCTCATGTAGGTGGCTCTATTTTACCGGGAGGAAATTCTACAGTTTTAATCGGCGGAATGCCGGCTTCGGTAGTAGGAGACAGTTGTGTTTGTACCGGACCGCCCGATACAATTGTAAAAGGTTCAGCAACGGTACTTATTGGTGGAGTTCCTGCCGCAAGAATGGGAGATTCCACTGCACATGGAGGAACTATTGTTTTAGGTTGTCCCACGGTGATAATAGGAGGGTAA
- a CDS encoding GPW/gp25 family protein — protein sequence MKTDDFLGKGWGFPPTFNTVTRTVETVSGEKDIQESLHILLSTQLTERIMRSDFGCDLTPLLFENVTVTLLTKIKGIIEHAILTYEPRIDLNDIYFGSETNDTQGIIRIEVEYTIRATNSRLNYVFPYYLEEGTFIKI from the coding sequence ATGAAAACAGACGACTTTTTAGGAAAAGGATGGGGATTTCCTCCGACTTTCAATACGGTTACTCGAACAGTTGAAACGGTTTCTGGTGAGAAAGATATTCAGGAAAGTCTTCATATTTTATTGAGTACGCAGCTCACGGAGAGGATTATGCGCTCAGACTTTGGTTGTGATCTTACGCCGCTTCTGTTTGAAAACGTTACAGTAACACTCCTCACGAAAATTAAAGGCATTATTGAACACGCTATTTTAACGTATGAACCAAGAATAGATTTAAATGATATTTATTTTGGCTCGGAAACCAATGATACACAAGGGATTATTAGAATTGAAGTTGAATACACGATTCGTGCCACCAACTCAAGATTAAACTATGTTTTCCCGTATTACTTAGAAGAAGGAACTTTTATTAAAATCTGA
- a CDS encoding contractile injection system tape measure protein, with protein MHLLQKHIVDVHCSSQLLGKEIQNTLSDVLEKDFYPKLELILDQYTIENYEWEIESISLDLPKITQKDWRKELVNQTLFKIEEYLKDHFPVLGLNKTKEQLENFGFESQTKFAENLFFDYLKTGIIAENSYSKNIDKIVDTIEISEHFIERVIAIFEESKTTLIRFYFNCKESFKEKVNTEISKYSTSKQLISQILKAFFYSEIKFSSVEELENWLDDQNIFSDNKDVQIKDRQQNTFNENDQSRTLFKFDKDLLNQENNSKGSNEISTDEISLNKGEITGSNKENSINFNGANEQNLKNDKEINHENVKKNASELQISSLYIDNAGLVILHPFLLNLFQKLNLCKDEVWVDKKSQHKAVLLTQYLVTGQEIFFENELILNKLICGFPIENVINTKQKISKEEKEICNDLLLVVIEYWSVMKNSSAEGLRETFLQRAGKLSLSETRSSELWVEEKGVDVLLASLPWGISMIQTPWIDDFLHCYWN; from the coding sequence ATGCATCTTCTCCAAAAACATATTGTAGATGTTCACTGCTCTTCTCAACTTTTGGGAAAAGAGATACAAAATACATTGTCTGATGTTTTGGAGAAAGATTTTTATCCTAAACTGGAACTTATTTTAGACCAGTACACAATAGAAAATTACGAATGGGAAATAGAAAGTATTTCGCTTGATTTACCTAAAATTACTCAAAAAGACTGGAGAAAAGAGCTTGTAAATCAAACACTATTTAAAATTGAAGAATATCTGAAAGATCATTTCCCTGTTTTAGGATTAAATAAAACCAAAGAACAATTAGAGAATTTCGGATTTGAATCACAAACAAAATTTGCGGAAAATTTGTTTTTCGATTATTTAAAAACAGGAATTATTGCAGAAAATTCATATTCGAAAAATATAGATAAAATTGTTGATACAATAGAAATTTCAGAACACTTTATTGAAAGAGTCATTGCTATTTTTGAGGAAAGCAAAACTACACTCATCAGATTTTATTTTAATTGTAAAGAATCTTTTAAAGAAAAAGTCAATACTGAGATTTCAAAATATTCAACCTCAAAACAACTGATTTCTCAAATTTTAAAAGCCTTTTTTTATTCTGAAATTAAATTTTCTTCTGTCGAAGAACTGGAAAACTGGCTCGACGATCAAAATATCTTTTCTGATAATAAAGATGTACAGATTAAAGATAGGCAGCAAAATACTTTTAATGAAAATGATCAAAGCAGAACGTTATTTAAATTTGATAAAGATTTATTAAATCAAGAAAATAATTCAAAAGGATCAAATGAAATTAGTACTGATGAAATTTCTCTGAATAAGGGTGAAATCACTGGAAGCAATAAAGAAAATAGTATTAATTTTAATGGGGCCAATGAACAAAATCTGAAAAATGATAAAGAAATCAATCATGAAAATGTAAAGAAAAATGCTTCAGAATTGCAGATTTCGTCTCTTTACATAGACAATGCAGGTCTTGTCATTTTGCATCCGTTTCTTTTAAATCTATTTCAAAAACTGAATTTATGTAAAGATGAAGTTTGGGTTGATAAAAAAAGTCAGCATAAAGCTGTTTTATTAACTCAATATTTAGTTACAGGCCAGGAAATTTTCTTTGAAAATGAACTGATTTTAAATAAACTGATTTGCGGCTTTCCAATTGAGAATGTGATCAATACCAAGCAAAAAATCAGCAAAGAAGAAAAAGAAATTTGTAATGATCTTTTGCTGGTTGTTATAGAGTATTGGTCGGTGATGAAAAATTCATCTGCAGAAGGTCTTAGGGAAACTTTTTTACAAAGAGCAGGAAAATTATCCTTGTCAGAAACTCGTTCATCAGAATTATGGGTTGAGGAAAAAGGAGTAGATGTTTTGCTGGCTAGTTTACCTTGGGGAATTAGCATGATTCAGACACCTTGGATAGATGATTTTTTACATTGCTATTGGAACTAA
- a CDS encoding chitosanase, with amino-acid sequence MITSQQKTKILQVINVFETGTKEGKYDTLVIYADGKNGSRQITYGRSQTTEQGNLKALIQMYISQNGIFASQLKVFVNKIGEESLVDNTAFKNLLRKSAREDVIMRTCQDDFFDILYYKPAFQFFQSNHFTTALSLLVIYDSFIHSGGVPSFLRERFAEKIPVNGGVEKKWITQYVNTRDLWLGNHSRKILQKTIYRTECFKNQISTNNWDLSKEIIANKVKIN; translated from the coding sequence ATGATAACAAGTCAACAAAAAACAAAAATATTACAGGTCATTAATGTTTTTGAAACAGGAACTAAAGAGGGGAAATATGATACTCTGGTGATTTATGCCGATGGTAAAAACGGAAGCCGCCAAATTACTTACGGAAGAAGCCAGACTACAGAACAAGGAAATCTGAAAGCTCTCATCCAAATGTACATTTCTCAAAACGGAATTTTTGCATCACAACTGAAAGTATTTGTCAATAAAATCGGAGAAGAAAGTTTGGTAGATAATACGGCTTTCAAAAATTTATTGAGAAAATCAGCTCGTGAAGATGTCATAATGAGAACATGTCAGGATGATTTTTTTGATATTTTATATTACAAACCGGCTTTTCAGTTTTTTCAAAGTAATCATTTTACTACTGCTTTAAGTCTGTTGGTCATTTATGACAGCTTTATACATTCCGGAGGCGTTCCTTCATTTTTAAGAGAAAGATTTGCTGAAAAAATACCTGTAAATGGAGGAGTTGAAAAGAAATGGATCACTCAGTATGTCAATACAAGAGATCTTTGGTTGGGCAACCATTCCAGAAAAATATTGCAAAAAACCATTTATAGAACAGAATGTTTTAAAAATCAAATTTCAACCAACAATTGGGATTTATCCAAAGAAATTATAGCTAATAAAGTAAAAATAAATTAG
- a CDS encoding eCIS core domain-containing protein — METLKAQKEQATPSKKNNNGFFKPAVQKKLSVGSANDSYEIEADRVADKVMKMSEPSPQVTHSGALLQRKCATCEQEEKLQMKPLAETISPLIQRSSTENGGVAPNHVENQITSSKGGGNSMDHETKNFMESRFGTDFSAVKIHTGNEAVQMSRELNAQAFAVGNDIYFNEGKYNPNSDKGKHLLAHELTHTIQQSGKINKKIIQKLGDTSTIPAGLSCAVPPSNTMQQTVYYFQNDNSTLTAEQQASLRSMAEVWVSSGSNIPVRIDGYASAAGEHNHNWTLSCLRAESVKNVLISNGVSQTVITAYMNGETNDFGNEEQNRRVNIYMNVPTHVPTPVDPYYHPVLGNNECDDPTYCTSYTTAAEIAAAKNYLLTTFIPILETTFGSDVGALWRSYLSRRRGDSLAPRIFSTLGNSIHDAFSTNWSIDSEVDRVLDLISTRLSRGYGNVTQPLDNFISASEKQLHTDFSNPFSIPGNIAGGIGSSDAGVDYRKITWGDVSFSITELPTGNRIVTIEAFVNFEVKDAIDFCPGQCGAILEQSLATIKMSRLEASGEAYDVPFIVRFPGPRNTKTVIV, encoded by the coding sequence ATGGAAACATTAAAAGCTCAAAAAGAACAGGCTACACCATCTAAAAAGAACAACAATGGTTTTTTCAAACCAGCAGTTCAAAAGAAACTGAGTGTAGGTTCGGCTAATGATTCTTATGAAATAGAAGCCGATCGAGTTGCTGATAAAGTGATGAAAATGTCTGAACCATCTCCACAAGTCACGCATTCGGGAGCTTTATTGCAAAGAAAATGTGCTACTTGTGAACAGGAAGAAAAACTTCAGATGAAACCTTTGGCAGAAACTATTTCTCCATTAATTCAACGTTCATCAACAGAAAACGGTGGAGTTGCACCAAATCATGTTGAAAACCAAATCACTTCGAGTAAGGGCGGCGGAAACAGCATGGATCATGAAACAAAAAACTTTATGGAAAGTCGTTTTGGAACTGATTTTTCGGCAGTGAAAATTCATACAGGAAATGAGGCCGTACAAATGAGCAGAGAATTGAATGCACAAGCTTTTGCAGTTGGAAATGATATTTATTTTAATGAAGGAAAATATAATCCGAATTCAGATAAAGGCAAACATTTGTTAGCGCACGAATTAACGCATACGATACAGCAAAGTGGGAAAATTAATAAAAAAATAATTCAAAAACTGGGAGATACTTCTACTATTCCTGCGGGATTATCATGTGCAGTACCTCCGAGTAATACAATGCAACAAACTGTTTATTATTTTCAGAATGATAATTCTACCTTGACGGCTGAACAACAGGCATCGTTAAGATCTATGGCTGAAGTTTGGGTTTCTTCAGGATCGAATATTCCAGTGAGAATTGACGGTTATGCAAGTGCAGCGGGAGAACATAATCACAATTGGACGCTTTCTTGTTTAAGGGCAGAAAGTGTGAAAAATGTATTAATTTCAAATGGTGTTTCTCAGACAGTGATCACCGCTTACATGAATGGTGAAACAAATGATTTTGGAAACGAAGAGCAAAATCGGAGAGTTAATATTTATATGAATGTTCCAACTCATGTTCCTACTCCTGTAGATCCTTATTATCATCCTGTTCTGGGAAATAACGAATGTGACGACCCGACGTATTGTACATCATATACAACTGCTGCAGAAATTGCCGCAGCAAAAAACTATTTGCTCACTACTTTTATACCTATTTTGGAGACAACTTTTGGTTCTGATGTCGGAGCTTTGTGGCGTTCATATCTTAGCAGAAGGCGAGGAGACAGTTTAGCGCCGAGAATATTCAGCACTTTAGGGAACAGCATTCATGATGCTTTCAGTACAAACTGGAGTATCGATAGTGAAGTAGACAGAGTTTTAGATTTAATTTCAACGAGATTAAGCAGAGGTTATGGTAATGTTACACAACCTTTAGACAACTTTATTTCAGCTTCAGAAAAACAGTTGCATACAGATTTTTCAAATCCTTTTTCAATACCTGGAAATATCGCAGGAGGAATAGGAAGCAGTGATGCGGGCGTCGATTACAGAAAGATTACTTGGGGAGATGTTTCGTTTAGTATTACCGAACTTCCTACGGGAAACAGAATTGTCACCATTGAAGCATTTGTAAATTTTGAAGTAAAAGATGCTATTGATTTTTGTCCGGGACAATGCGGTGCTATTCTTGAGCAAAGTTTAGCTACAATTAAAATGAGCAGATTAGAAGCAAGCGGCGAAGCGTATGATGTTCCTTTTATTGTACGTTTTCCGGGACCAAGAAATACAAAAACTGTTATTGTTTAG